From Epinephelus fuscoguttatus linkage group LG17, E.fuscoguttatus.final_Chr_v1:
TactgcagggctgatgaggGAAAGTGGAAACTGGTGAGCTTGCTGGCAGCAAAGTTCAGGGGAGTATTCAGCCCCGACAAAATGtagtaaaaacatttatttaaatggaaataGTGGTGCGATTAACACCCTGTTGTGTATGTTAAACAAGTGCACTGCCTTTTTAACACCGCGGGGTTTACATACACGTTGCTGCTGACTAGGTAACATCTGGCTCACCCACCAAATGAGAGAAAACGTACCTCAAAGCATCTTTCACACTGTTTCTAGATGTGCCGTTTAGCCCGGGGACCTTGGGAAGTGGAAATGTGGCTGCAGAGggacagttttcttttttagtaTATTTCTGCCTGTCATGTTGATTATTTATAAATATTGTAGAACCATGcgtgattttgtttttcagttggcAGAGTTGCATGCTGGCTCTCACGCTTGCTCTCCACCTGCATGTATAACTCATCCCTATCTTCTGGAAAATGTAGGTAATCACTGATAAATATGAAGAGACAAGACAGCTGAAATGACAAGCACTTGATCACAGAACAACTGCTGGAAGGCACTCCAATTGCGGATATACTTTAGCAGCACATTTCATCCTTTTCCACTGTGCTCTTCCAGCACTGTATTGAATTGACTGTGGTGTGTTTTGTACAGTGATATTGACGTCGCTCAGCAGTTCAACTTGAACCAGAGCAGAGTGGAGGAGATCACTATGAGAGAGGAGGTGGGCAACCTCAACCTGCTGCAGGACAATGACTTCGGTAGGCATCTTTCCTCTGAGCGTGCCTGTTATTGTACAGTAATGATGTGCCACTTAATGGTGTTTCACTCTTAGCTGACAGTGTAACTTCCTCCACTCACCCACATTCCTCACTACATAGTGTAAAGACATGCATTTCTGTTGTGCAGCTGACTTTGGTATGGACGACCGGGAGATGATGCGGGAGGAGAGCGCGTTCGAGGTGGACATCATGGCAGCGTCGGCTTCCAACCTGCTGCTGGAGGCTGAGGGTGGAGCTAACGCGATGGCTGACAAGTCCAACCATCTGGAGTACGACGATCAGTACAAGGATGACTTCGGAGACAACCCCATGGAGAGCAACGAGGGAGGCATGCTGGGTAGGATCCTCTCAGTATATAGGCGCTGATGTTAGTCAATTTGAATGATGAATGTTGATAGCGTGCGTCAACATGtgtatttgaatttttttggcatttcgATGGACTGTTAATTGAAGTGAATTATCTTGACTGCAATAACTGGATGACCTTATCTCTCTGCGTAGTGGACAAGCTGCTGAGTAACGAGGATGGAGGAGGCATCTTCGACGACCCTCCTGCCATCACAGAGAGCGTGATGATGCCTCAGGATCATGGAGACGATGAGGATGACTTTGACGCTCTCTCGGGTCAGTTCCACAAATGCCTCAGCGGTATCTGACAAAAGCCACATTGTTTGATGTTTCATGTTTCCGTCTTGTCTCCTTGTTAATGTTACCGCACTGTTAACCCTTATTTTGTCTACATCCTTTACATATAAGTTTACtgtctcttcaaaataaaagtgcctTCATGTTCGTAGGAAATAACAAATCAAATTTAACACATGATCAACTGTGCATTGGCATCATTTACACATTGTGTAGCAATAGCTTTGGTTCCATGCTATTAACGTCAACCTATAGATCATAATATGAGTATCCATCATGGTGTCATCATGTGTTGTTAGCGGGAGCTCCAGATAGTCCAGACTCAGGCCCAACAGAGCCCCTTCCAGCCATGGCAGACCAGACAGAACAGACCACGCTTGTCCACAACGAGGAGGAAACCTTTGCCCTGGAGCCAATTGACATCACAGGTAATGCAGCTGGTTTTAAGAGACCATTTCAACACCTGCTGTAAACTGCTATATAAGCTATAGACAGGAACAATGTGTTTATATAGAAATGACATTTGTGCTCCAAACATTAGAGCTATTTTGGTTCACTGAGCTGATTCATCTCTGTCTCCATTTGCACTCTGTAGTGAAGGAGACCAAGGCGAAGCGTAAGAGGAAGCTGATTGTGGACAGCGTGAAGGAGCTGGACAGTAAAACCATCCGCGCGCAGCTGTCTGACTACTCTGACATCGTCACCACCCTGGACCTGGCACCTCCAACCAAGAAGCTGATGATGTGGAAGGAGACGGGAGGAGTGGAGAAGCTTTTCTCACTCCCTGCTCAGCCTCTCTGGAACGCCAGGCTGCTCAAGGTAACAACAGTTAGAGGTGCACAGATATTCAAGGGTAGCTGTACACAGTAGAATTAAAATACCGTATGTTTCTTTCTAGATGTTCACAAGGTGTCTGACTCCTCTCGTACCGGACgagctgaggaagaggaggaaaggtgGAGAGGCTGACAGTCTGGATGAGTTCCTCAAGGATCTGGAGAACCCGGAGGTGCCCAGAGAGGAAACAACAGGACACCAGCAGAGAGACATCATGGGTAAGAAATGGGTCCTTCTGTACATTTGTGCAGGATTATTTGTGGAAAGTCATCACAGAAACAGTGTGGATATTTTGAGCTTCATGTATTACGTGTTTTCTATTCCTTGGTGTGGGCCAGAGTTGTCGTAGTTTGTTGTAGTAGTGTTCCCATGCacaaatatatttgtttttaacatgtacAGTGTGTCCTCATGTCCCCTCCAGACCAGACCATCATGGAGGAGGCCAGTGTTCTGCAGACTTCAGCTGTGGAAGGCAGCAGGACGACGCTGGACGATTCGGCCATGCCCCCTCCATCTTCCCAACGCGGCCTCAAACGCAAAGCCCAGGACACAGAACCAGCTCTGCCTGTGAGTACAGATGTCTTTATGTACTGAAGCAGATACATCCTGACACCTGTGAGACTTTTCTAAATCTGAGATCACCCCGTATTTAATGTCAGGGCTCCAATAACTCACTAACTGTTCTCTGTCTTTGTACCCTCTTACACTCTTTCTCTAGATGGGAGCTTTGGatcagcaacagcaacaacagcagcaacaacagcagcagcagcagcagcaggggtcCAGAGCCTCTGATGTGCCCCAGCAGCTGGAGCCATCCAATGTGGATCTGCCTCCAGAGGAAACCACCAACATCAGCCAGCTGATAGAGCTGGACCTGCTTGGCGACAAGGACAAGAAGAAGAACGATGATGAGTCTGATGAGGAGGTGAGATAGAGATTCCCAAAATTGTGTATTGTGCACTTTTCATCTTTTTATCAATTTATTCACAGTGAGTTAACAGATCTTTGACACAGAGGCATGTTGTCCAGGACTTAACAATAGAAAGCCTCGATTGTTTGTCgtgtttgtaactgtgtttgtctgtcaggaggaggaggcacaGGGAGGAGACCAGGaccaggaggagaggaggtggaacAAAAGAACTCAGCAGATGCTCCATGGCCTCCAGGTTTGTATGCATTATATAcacttactggccactttattaggtacacctgttcaactgctcgaTAACACCAATAGCTAATCAGTCAGTCACGTGggagcaactcagtgcatttagacatgtagacatgatcaagacgacctgctgacgttcaaaccgagcatcagagagggaaagaaaggtgatttaagtgactttgaacgtggcatggttgttagtgccagacgggctggtccaACAACAtgttgaaccttgaagcagatgggctacagcagccaaagaccacaccaggtgccactcctgtcagctaacagcaggaaactgaggctacagttcacacaggctcaccaaaagtGGGCAATAGAAAAGctttgcctggtctgatgagtctggatttctgctgccacattcagatggtagggtcagaatttggtgtaaacaacatgaaagcatggatccatcctgccttgtatcaacggttcaggctggtggtggtggtgtaatggtgtgggggatattttcttggcacactttgggccccttagtaccaagtgagcatggtttaaactcCACAGCCTACCTGACTATTGTTgttgaccgtgtccatccctttatgaccacagtgtacccatcttcggatggctacttccagcaggataacgctccatgtcacaaagctcaaatcatctcaaactggtttcttgaacgtgacaatgagttcactgtactccagtggcctccacagtcaccagatctcaatccagtagagcacctttggTATGTGGTGGAACGGCACTTTTGTGGTTCGACATGCAGCTTGAGACTTAAGATTTCTGTATCTGGTGACATGTAGTTTATCATCAGCTGCCTAAAGTGAGAGCAGCAGGTAAGGGACAATAATACAGTAGATTTATAAATCGCACTActtgaatgactttaaaatatgtttttgaatgAAGCTTTCCCCTCCTGACTCTCTGTCTCACCTTGCCACAGAGGGTGATGGCCAAAACAGGCGCCCAGTCGGTCGGTCTGCTGGATCTGTGCAGGAACAACAACAAGAAGCAAGCGGCAGCTAAGTTCTACAGTTTCCTGGTTCTGAAGAAGCAGCAGGCGGTGGAGCTCGTACAGGAGGAGCCTTACAGCGACATTATTGCTACGCCTGGCCCTCGCTTCCACATCATCTAAAAACCACAACTTTGTActtcaaaaaggaaaacaaaaactctTCGGTGTACACCACaggactgtctgtctgttaaaGATGGTATCGGCGATTCTAATCCAACACACTTTGTCAAATTTAGCAAATATCTCCTCATAATCTGCGAgctgtctgttctgtgtgtgatCTAAAGAAAAAGTTCACACACAGCCTGACAGACATAAGAATGTAACACAAATAACATTTAAGATATTACTGGAGCTTCTGAAGGAGCACTAATGGGACAGTCTATCTATTTGGTTGTTGAGTTCAAATACTAACAATCCTTCCCCAGAATCGCAGACTCCACCttgaagttttatttatttttttgagtttgttgaCTTTGTTTTGTATATGTTGTGGAGTTTTATCTTCTGTCTGCAATATTTTAATGTCAAGCAGTGGTGGGAGGAAAGAGGTCTGAGTAACATGGTTGGATTAGAAAGAGGTTTCTTCCTTGAAAAATTCCACACGGACCAGGGAACTTTCAAATGGACTTGTATTTGTACAGcccctttctagtcttccgaccactaaAAGCAACTCTAGATGTCCCATGtacccatttacacacacattcacacactggtggccgaagcttccatacaaggtgccacctgctcatcagGCAGACATgcacccacactcacacacccatgGAGGATCAAACCTtcaatcttctgattagtggatgacctgctgtacccatggatgtataaagagaactggatatagTGTTGTAGGTGGAGCACTGTTCATTTTCCGCATATAAAATTACCCGGATGATTGGCACTGCGTCCGCACTGTGTGGCCAATAGAGCAGGTGAGTATACACTTCTGTCATCTGAGGCGGCTACTTCGATTTAGCACTCTGTTAACTTGattggggataaaatgattcagtCGTGTGACTCTTCTAGATTTTCTACTGTTATTTTGGAAAATCGCAATAGTGGAacattttgcaggggttgtaGTGCTCAAAAAAATATATCCACCGATTAAAAGACATCTTTTCAGCCATgcaagtcaatgggaaaaagtctttttagcCTGCAGGGCATCACATGATggtgtaattacactgtttggccactatggaAATTGGCATCAAAGCTCAGTGCACCTCCTGGAGGCCTGAATTTGCTCAGtagcgcatgaagccaaaaaagttcaacttctCGGTTGTAAAGTTCCCTGGATCTTCCACTTCATTGCGCCCACAGGGCACGCACACTTGAGGCTTTGCTGGCCGAGCAGGCTACTTCCAgattagccctctgctaacttgaatggggataaaataacGTAATTGTGCACCTCTTCTacatttttgaaatgtaaaatcgAACTGAATGCATCAAATCTCAGTATTGAAAGGACTTAATTTGCCAGggctgtgatgctcaaaaaaatgtatccactgatttacaggcaTCTCTTTTCCATTGTAAATCtatggaaaaagtatttttggccCCAATGTCAAATTGGCTACAAAGTCCGCTAGCTAAGTTAGTATTAATTTAGCGAGCACTGTGTATTCCCTTCTTGTTTTGAGTTGCTGCCAGCTCTTATTTTTCTAAGCAGATGTCACCAACTTTTCTTCCCTGTTGTGTTGCTCTGCCACAGCCCCTAAATTAAGAGGAGTCTGTTTACGGTGGGAGTGAAAACTCCATCAGCCATGTTACTTGGAGACTCATCTGTCCCACCACTGAAGAACAAAAGTTCTCATGTACACTGACGTTAGCCAAAAGGAGCATGCACTATCTCCAGACTAGTCTGTAAGAGTACGTTTAAACAGTTACTACAATAGTGATTTTGCAGACTCACCCAGCAGTTAATTATTATACAACTGTAGTGTAGCACTTTAAGCATTACAAACTCAAAAACTGTCATTTTTGCAAATGCATTGTTTGCATCATCGGCTGTTTGCTCAAAACTACAGTTGTGTCCgaagcatttttttaaatgtgctgctgttGCACACTATTCTCCAACCATGTAACGCACAAAGGAAATAGAGATACtcactagggctgcaactaacagttatattaaatgtggattaatctgTAGACTGTTTTTCGCTATTAATCGATTACTTGTTTGatcaataaaatgtgaaaaatgtcgATCAGTGTTTTCCAAAGCCCAGGATGATTTGTACACAACCCACAAATATTGAGTTCACTCTCACAGacgagtaaagaaaccagaaaatattcacatttaagatgcTGGGATCAAAGAATTTGACTTTCAACAAACCAgttaattgattatcaaattagCTGGTGACTAATTTAATAGTTAACACCTAATCTTTTAATCTTTGCAGCTCTAATGCTCACAGCTGGAAAAATATTCAGCTGATGTGGGTGCTGGTCCAACTGCTCCAAGGAcacttgataaaaaaaaaaataactattaCATTTTTGAACAAATATAATGCTAAGATTAACTGACAGTAGCATTCAAAAACTGCAGTGTAATTAATGTCCAACCACACActtattttataatttttatGGTGATTTCTTGTATACAGACTCCAAAACTTTAAAGGTTGGTATAtagtacatactgtatataattaGTGTGTAACTATGACACAGCTCATAAGAAGCATCAGAGTTTCAACCTATAGATGATGTAAACATCAGCGGTCTGTTATACTTGCATGCTTTGCCCTGAAATATTTAGGGGTTCAAGCCTGGGTTGAAAGTGAACCCtattgttttgtgctgttttagtagtagtagtagtagtattcagaaatgtttttgcaaatgtCCGTAAGATGGTAcatcatagagacatgaaatgtTCACCAATAATTGGAAGTTCCTCAAGAAATACAATGCCAATCGACTTGATGGTGGTGCTAGAAgaaattttgatttgaaaggCCGCCCCCTTCGCACCGTATGTCAGATTGACTTGAAATTCGACACACATGTCCAGCTGAATGTGCTCTACGGTATCTTCAAGAACCATTAAGGTCCATCTGactagattttccaccatttttaatttttttaaaaacgcATTTTTGACATTTGCTCCTAAGCAGTAGGTCTGATTGGCACCAAATTTTCTGTGGATCATCATTAGATAAACCTaatcaaaagttatcaaaagctttttGATACGTCATTGTGTTTTGATATTGACCAATGACATTTaaagggggcgtggctcagCACATAACTCCAGAACCTCAGGGTcaatcatcacaaaacttgCACTAGAGGGCAGCACATATGCAAAACATGGGCATGCAATTAGACAAATCAGACTAGACATCGGAAATTGATAGTCCAGTCCAGTCACTACAGAACTTGCAGGGTTTGTGAAATAACAGTGAACCATGtgtattaattcattttcaaatcAGTCAAAAGGGGGCGCCAGCTGTTACAAACAAGTGCAATGGCCTTCCACAAAATTTGGCCATAAATCAATGACGGGTTTTTCAAACATCAACAAACTTGGTGGACTTTAACTAAGCCATTAAAGCATGTCCCTAAAATGTTTCTGGAGTTGACCAATAGGCAGTGACAGAGTTTCCAAAGAAGAGCGTGGCCCAGTATAGATTTAAACATAACTGAATGAGCTTCTCTCTGATTGTCATGAAACCTGTTATCTTAATGCAGACATACTTAAATGTCAAAGGTCTTGATCTTACCCAGGTTTCAACTTTTAAAGATAATGACACAAATTCAGTGTATCCAGTGTCTTTTATACATGGATAATCATTTAATGACAGTAATGTGTAACTTATGAGTGTAAATCAAGTAGATACTCTGTTCTGTACACATTTATTGATGTAATACATATCAAAAGAATGAACTGGAGTTTTTTCATTTGAAGCTTGATTGAAAATGACTTGATATCACAACCAAGTGAAGTCTGAATGGACATATTTGTTATAAACATTGTCATTTGGACTCTAAACTCATCGTATGAGAAA
This genomic window contains:
- the LOC125905071 gene encoding double-strand-break repair protein rad21 homolog A-like; this encodes MFYAHFVLSKRGPLAKIWLAAHWDKKLTKAHVFECNLESSVESIISPKVKMALRTSGHLLLGVVRIYHRKAKYLLADCNEAFIKIKMAFRPGVVDLPEENREAAYNAITLPEEFHDFDQPLPDLDDIDVAQQFNLNQSRVEEITMREEVGNLNLLQDNDFADFGMDDREMMREESAFEVDIMAASASNLLLEAEGGANAMADKSNHLEYDDQYKDDFGDNPMESNEGGMLVDKLLSNEDGGGIFDDPPAITESVMMPQDHGDDEDDFDALSAGAPDSPDSGPTEPLPAMADQTEQTTLVHNEEETFALEPIDITVKETKAKRKRKLIVDSVKELDSKTIRAQLSDYSDIVTTLDLAPPTKKLMMWKETGGVEKLFSLPAQPLWNARLLKMFTRCLTPLVPDELRKRRKGGEADSLDEFLKDLENPEVPREETTGHQQRDIMDQTIMEEASVLQTSAVEGSRTTLDDSAMPPPSSQRGLKRKAQDTEPALPMGALDQQQQQQQQQQQQQQQQGSRASDVPQQLEPSNVDLPPEETTNISQLIELDLLGDKDKKKNDDESDEEEEEAQGGDQDQEERRWNKRTQQMLHGLQRVMAKTGAQSVGLLDLCRNNNKKQAAAKFYSFLVLKKQQAVELVQEEPYSDIIATPGPRFHII